One region of Seriola aureovittata isolate HTS-2021-v1 ecotype China chromosome 15, ASM2101889v1, whole genome shotgun sequence genomic DNA includes:
- the chmp1b gene encoding charged multivesicular body protein 1b: protein MPSMEKNLFNLKFAAKELQRNSKKCDKEEKIEKAKVKKAIQKGNMEVARIHAENAIRQKNQSVNFLRMSARVDAVAARVQTAVTMNQVTKSMAGVVKGMDATLKSMNLEKISGLMDKFEHQFETLDVQTAQMEDTMSSTTTLTTPQNQVESLLHEMADEAGLDLNMELPQGQTGSVGTSVASAEQDELSQRLAKLRDQM from the exons ATGCCGAGCATGGAAA aaaatctattcaatttaaaatttgCTGCCAAAGAACTCCAAAGAAACTCCAAGAAATgtgacaaagaggaaaaaatagagAAGGCTAAAGTCAAGAAA GCCATCCAGAAGGGGAATATGGAAGTGGCCAGGATCCATGCAGAGAACGCCATCAGACAGAAGAACCAGTCTGTGAACTTCCTGAGGATGAGCGCTCGGGTAGATGCGGTGGCAGCAAGGGTCCAAACTGCAGTTACAATGAACCAG GTCACAAAATCTATGGCTGGAGTGGTGAAAGGCATGGATGCCACTCTGAAGAGTATGAATCTGGAAAAG ATTTCAGGTCTCATGGACAAATTTGAACACCAGTTTGAAACTCTGGATGTTCAGACGGCCCAAATGGAGGACACCAtgagcagcacaacaacacTCACGACACCACAG aatCAAGTGGAGTCACTACTGCATGAAATGGCAGATGAAGCAGG ACTTGACCTGAACATGGAGCTCCCTCAGGGACAGACAGGATCAGTGGGTACCAGCGTGGCCTCTGCAGAACAG GATGAACTCTCTCAAAGGCTCGCCAAACTCAGAGATCAAATGTAA